The genomic DNA AGTACAAAATTTGTATTTCCTATACTCATTGCAATAATCATAAAAGTCCTCCGTAAAATATGCAGGTCACTACGTTTATACTGCCTGATGTTTTAAATATTTATAAATTTATTATCCTTTTAAGGGCTGGCAAACAGGACAAAAATAAATATTTCCGCCGAGATAAGCCTGTTTTGTTATAGCAGTACCGCAAACGGGACAAGGCTCTTTGTAAGTTTTGGCTGATAAAACTGTTTTATAATTTCCGTAGTTTCCGAATAGATCTTTTTCAGTATCTCGACCGCCGTTTTCAGCCATTTTCAGCAAAATTTCTTTAATATTCTGAAACAGTCTGTCTATATCAGAACTGTCAAGAAATTTTATTTTTGTTTTGGGATTAATTCCTGAAATAAATAAAATATCCTGAAGAATACCGTTTCCAAATCCGGGAATGCGCTGTTCCGTGGCAAGCAGAGCTTTTACCGACAATGTCGGCTTCGTATCAGATATTATTTTCTCAAAATAACTGATATCAAAATCTTTTGATAGAGGAGAAGGTTTTGTTTTAGCTACATGATAATAAAAATTATCGTTTTCTCCATGGGTAAATGCATGAAGTACTCCATACATCTGAACAGTACATACAATACATGAATTATCATCGAATTCCATAAGAAGCTGATGCTTTTCCGGAATTTTTTCTCCGGCAGGCAGATATCTTGCATTTACTCCGTCACCAAACAATATTCTTATATTTTCAGCAGTAATTTCAACTTGTCCGCCGATAGGTTCGATCTTTTCAATTTTTTTTCCTGAAAGCAGAGCATTGTAATTATCAGGATCATCATTAAAATAAAATGCAAATTTATGCGGAGACTGTGCAGCTTTAACATTTTTTATAACTTTATTTTTTACAGTCTGGTTTAATTGTTTTGCAAGATTAAAACTTTCTGGTATTTCCAGCATATAATCACCTCATAACAAAAAATATAAACAGTTCACAATGCTGTTGTAAATTATAAAATACAGCATTATACGTATATCAGCTAAAAAATAAGAAAATTAATTTTTTAGAGCAAGTGATCTATTTTTGAAAATTTTAAAATAAAAAGCCTTTCAAAAAGTGAAAGACTTAATATTGTCTGCATTAACTATTTCTCCACTTCGTTTTCCGGATAACTTACCCAGTCGCTATAACTTCCTGAATATAAAACAGGTTTTAGTCCGATCTCTTCAAGAAGAAGAAAATTCACACAGCCTGTTACACCGGAACCGCAGTAAACCACTATATTTTTATTAGTCAGACTTTTGAATCTGCTGTTTAATTCTTCTCTGTTCATGACAACACCATCTACAATAGCTTCTCCGTAAGGAAAATTAACTGCACCCGGAATATGACCAGGTATTCTGTCTACAGGTTCTGTCAGTCCCTGATATCTTTCGGCGGCACGTGAATCCACGAGAACAGTATCAGGATCATTTAATTTTGCTTTTACATAATTAACATCGCATAGAATATTAGTCTGTGTATCAGCAGAAAGCTTTCCTGAAACCTCAGCCTTATATTCCTTATTTGAAGTTTTGTACCCCTTTTTCTTCCATACCGGCAGACCGCCGTCAAGAACGTAAACATTTTCTTTACCTATATATTTAAAAAGCCACCACAGTCTTCCGGCACCGGCAAGGTCTCCGTCATCATAGATAACCACTTCTGTAGAATCACTGATACCGTGCTTTTCCATAGCAGAAATAAATTTTTCCACATTCGGGAGCGGATGTCTGCCGCCGTGTTCACCTATTTTGCTGCTTAATTCATTTTCGAAGTCAATAAAAACAGCGTTTTCGATATGCTCGGTATTATAGGCATTTCTTCCGTATTCCTTATCCCCAAGGCTGAAACGACAGTCCAGTATAGTATATTTATCCATATTTTCATTTAAAAAATCAGAACTTATAAGTTTGCTCATATTTACCTCCTTGTATGATATATACAAATATTTTATATCCTAAGTATATTATATTTAATGGCAATATGCAAGGCTAGTATAGCAACTGGTTCAATACTGCCGAAAAATGCTGCGGCACCTGCTGTTATTCAGTCAAAGCCGGATAAAGTGTCACGGCTGTATATGAAATTCCAAAAAGATAAATATATTTGGAAAAAAATTTTAAAAATAGTATAATTAAGTTAACAGCTGAAACGGGGTGAAATATGGAAACAGTTCTGATAACAGGTGCAAGCAGCGGAATAGGCCGGGAATTTTCGAAATTATTTGCAGAAAAAGGATACAGGCTGGTGATAACAGCCAGAAGAGAAAAAAACCTTGCAGAATTAAAAAAAATGTACCCTGAAAATAATGTAGAAGTGATTCCCTGTGATCTGGGAAGTGAAGCAGGTGCAGAGTATCTTTATAATGAAGTAAAAAAACGCAGCATAAAAGTAGATATTCTTATAAATAATGCGGGCTTTGGATTATTTGGCGAATTTTATGAAACTGATATTGAAAAAGAAAAGAAAATGATAGATCTTAATGTAAAAGCACTTGTTGAATTAAGCAAATATTTTTTACAGGAAATGCTGGAAAGAAATTCCGGCAGAATATTAAATGTAGCCTCAATAGCGGCTTTTCAGCCCGGGCCTTATATGAGTGTTTATTATGCCAGTAAAGCATTTGTACTGTCTTTTTCTGAAGCATTGAGAAATGAAGTAAGAAATACCGGAGTGTGTATTTCTGTTTTATGTCCCGGACCTGTGGAAACAGAATTTGAGAAAAGTTCAGAGCTTACTAAATCAAAGCTATTCAGTAAATTAAAACCGATTACTGCTGAAAAAGTGGCATATGCAGGATATAGAGGGCTTATGAAAAACAGGGCGGTAATAATACCGGGATTCTTTAACAGAGCAGCAATAACAGCAGGAACATTCGTACCTACAGGGATAAAAGTAAATATAGCAAGAAAAATACAGGAAAAGAAAAAATAAAACAGGAGGTATTATGCTAAAATCTTATTTTAAGTCTTTTGACGACAAAGAAATTTCGTATTTATTTTTTGAACCTAAAAGAACAGAGGTAAAAAAGAGTGTATTGATAATACACGGCATGATGGAAACGAAAGAAAGATACAGTGAATTTTCAGAATTTCTTGCAAATAACGGGTATAATGTTTTTATATTTGATCTGAGAGGGCATGGTGACTTTTCCGCTGAAGGGAAGCCTGTATATTTTGAAAAGGGTGAAAATGCATATACGATTTTAAAAGATATGGAATTTTTTATAAAAAATATTATAAAAGAAGAGCCTTTAATATTAGGGCACAGCTTTGGTTCAGTACTTACACTGAAATATGCCGAAGAGCATTCCGAAACAGATAAATTTATTCTTTCAGGCCATCCGCATATAAATGGTATCTCTTTATTTTTCGGAAAGATGTGGACAGCTTTTGAAGGAATATTCATAAAAAGAAAAAAATCTCTTTTGAACAAGACCTTTAAGTCATATAACAAGCATTTTAGACCCAATAAGACTGAATATGACTGGCTTACCAGAGATGAGGCAGAAACTGCAAGATATGCCTTAGATCCAAAATGCGGCTTTTATGCGACGCCGGGATTTTTTCACAGTTTTTTGAAGATAACGGGAGATTCTGCGAAAAATATAAAAAAAGTAAACAGTAATGCAAAGCTTCTTATATTATACGGTACAGAAGATATGGCAGCCGGTAAGGGGAAAAGTGCGGATAAACTTAAAAATAAACTGAAATCAATAGACAGAAAGATAAATATAATAGAAAACAAAAACGGAAGACACGAATCTCTTAATGAGATAAATAAATATGAGATATATGATTCAATATTGGAATGGCTGAATAAACTGTATGAAAAAAAAGTATAGAGCATATCATAAACCAAGAGAATGTTTCAGCAGGACAGCTATATAATATTTGTATATCTGCCGGAGTCTGCTAAGATAGTAGTATATACAAAATTAATAGCAGCAATACGATTATAATATTTTGCTTTCAATTATTTTTGTGATAAAATAATTTTAGAATAAAACAAACGAGGTGGAATTATGGCAGAAATAAAAGAATATAAAAATTTGATAAACGGAGAATGGAAGGAATCAAAAGAACAGATCACAATTTATTCTCCCATTGATAATAAAGAAATAGGGAAAGTACAGGCTATGACACATAAAGAAATAGATGATGCCATGGCTGCAGCTAAAGCAGCAATGAAAGCCTGGAGAGAGGTTCCTATAGTAGAAAGGGCAAAGGTCCTTTATAAAGCCGCAGAATTACTGGAAAAAAGAAAAGATGAGATAGGCGAGATTCTGGCTGAGGAAGTAGCAAAAAACCTGAAATCAGCTGTTTCTGAGGTCGTGAGAACAGCTGATCTGATAAGATATACAGCGGAAGAAGGAATAAGGGTGCACGGTGAGGTCATGAAAGGGGATACTTTTGAAGCAGCCAGTAAAAATAAACTGGCTATAATAAGAAGAGAGCCAATGGGTGTAGTACTGGCAATAGCACCTTTTAATTATCCTATAAATCTTTCTGCTTCAAAGATAGCACCAGCTCTTATAGGCGGGAATGTAGTAATATTCAAGCCGCCTACTCAGGGAGCAATAAGCGGTCTGCTGCTCACACAGGTCTTTGAGGAAGCAGGACTTCCAAAGGGAGTGCTTAACAGTGTAACTGGGAAAGGAAGTGTAATAGGTGATTATCTTATAGCACATCCGGATGTTAACTTTATTAATTTTACAGGAAGTACGGAAGTCGGCGAGAAAATAGGGGAAGTATCAGGAATGAAGCCTATTCTCCTTGAACTTGGCGGAAAGGATGCTGCTATTGTCCTTGAAGATGCTGATCTGGAAAAAGCTGCTTCTGAAATAGTAGCTGGTGCATTCAGTTATTCAGGTCAGAGATGTACTGCGATAAAGAGAGTACTGGTCGAAGAAAAAGTTGCCGATAAACTGGCAGAAATATTAGAGAAAAAAGTAAACAGTCTGTCAGTGGGGGATCCGTTCGATAATGCAGAAATAACACCGCTGATAAGCAACAAAGCTGCTGATTTTGTGGAAGAGCTGATTGATGATGCTGTAAATAAAGGTGCCAAAGTTATCAACCATCCTAAAAGAGAAGGCAATCTTATATGGCCGGGAGTATTTGACAATGTTACCCTTGATATGAGAATAGCATGGGAAGAGCCTTTCGGGCCTGTGCTTCCGATAATACGGGTAAAAGATGAAAATGAAGCAATAGAAATTAATAATAAATCGGAATATGGACTTCAGGCTGCTATTTTCACCAAGGATACTACAAGAGCTTTGGAAATAGCCGATAAGCTTGAAGTGGGAACTGTACATATGAATAATAAGACACAAAGAGGTCCTGATAATTTTCCGTTTCTTGGAATAAAGAAATCCGGTGTAGGAGTTCAAGGGATAAGATATAGTATAGAAAGCATGACAAAATTAAAATCTGTTGTTATAAATATTTAGGATTACAGATATCAATATAAAATTAGGAAATAACTGCCAAAACACCTCGTGTAAAGGCAGTTATTTTCTTTGCTGTAAATTTTATTAAAAAAACTATTGACATCGGAGCCGAAAAGGAATATGATTGGGATATAGCAAGAGAATGTAACAGGGAGTGAAGTGTAGTGAATTTTAACAAAGACAAGTTTAAGTATACCGCAAATGTCTTAATGGGAAAAGTTTTGATTGTTTTAATGTTAGTATATTTGTTCTCAAAATTAATTTTTACATCTTAAATATTTTGATTATGTATGAGACATTAAAAAAATGAAAATTTTAATAATAGACTTCTGCATAGAATCAGCGGTAAAATAAGATTTTAATATAAAAAATAAAAACAGATTTCTTTTAGAGGTCTGTTTTTTGTTATATTTGTGTACAAATGAGAAAAGATGAATTTTTTAAAAATAGAAAAATTAAATAAAATATAGTATAATGAGATAATAAATTACAAACGGAGGAGTATAACTGTAAAATGATTTATCTGGATAATGCAGCTTCTACCAGAATTCTGCCGGAAGTAATTCAGGAGTTGGTAAAAAGCTGCGAAGAATACTATGGGAATCCCTCGTCTATTCACAGTGCCGGTCAAAAAGCCAAAAAGCTTTTGGAAAACAGCAGGGAAGTAATAGCCGGTCTGTTTGGTGCTGAAGGAAAAGAAATAATTTTTACTTCCGGCGGGGCGGAAGGAAATAATCTGGTTATAAAGGGTGCTGCCGAGGCATATGCATATAAAGGAAAGCATATTATAACAACTGATATAGAACATCCGACAGTTCTGAACACTTTGTTGGATTTAGAGGAAAAAGGATATGAAATAACCTATCTTCATACTGATAAAAACGGTTTGATTAATGTGGAGGAATTAAAAGATTCACTGAGACAGGATACGATATTGGTATCAGTTATGAGTTCCAATAATGAAACAGGGGTTATTCAGCCAATAGAAGAAATAGGAAAAATATTATCCAAAACAGCTGTTTTTTTTCATGTTGATGCGGTACAAAGTATAGGGAAGGATATAATTTATCCAAAGGAATCAAGAATATCCGCCTTTACAGCAAGTGCACATAAGTTTTACGGTCCGAAAGGGGCAGGAATAGTTTTTCTGGATAAGAATTTTCTTGTAAAGAAACAGATATTCGGAGGTCATCAGGAGAGAAACCGAAGAGCAGGAACAGAAAATCTTAATTCTGTGTATGGTATGCAGAAAGCTCTGGAAATAATATACGGAAGTATTTTTCAGGAACAGATGAATGAAAAAAGACTTCATGAATATATGGAAAAGAGAATTAAGAATGAAATAAATGATGTGGTAATAAACGGGGAAGAAGCGGACAGACTGAATACAATAACGAGTCTTACCATAAGAGGATGTGACGTGCAGACTCTTCTTGTAGCACTGGATTTGAGAGGGATATGTGTAAGCGCCGGCTCTGCCTGCATGTCAGGAGCCTTTCTGGAATCTCCGGTTTTAAAGGCTATGGGATTATCAAAGGAGGATTTGAAGTCTACCATAAGAGTCAGCATAGGAAGATATAACACGATGGAGGAAATTGATTTTTTTATTGAAAATCTAAAGGAAATTGTAAAAACCGAAAGAGGCGAATAACTTGTTAGAACAGATATTGGAAAAAGAAAGTTTGACAAAAGATGATCTGATTTACTTAATGAAACTTACAAAACAGGATGATCTAAATAAATTGTATGAAAAAGCATACAGTATAAAAGAAAAGTATGTAGGCAGAAAAGCCTACTACAGAGGTCTGATAGAATTTTCAAACAGATGTGTGAAAAATTGTTATTATTGCGGAATAAGATCAGGCAATGAAAATGTGGAAAGATTCGACATGTCCGGTGATGAAATAATAAAAATGGCTAAATGGGCATATGAAAATAATTATGGTTCTGTTACACTTCAATCAGGTGAAAGACAGGATAAAAATTTTGAAAAATTCGTTAAGGATATGATTCTGGATATAAAAAAAGTGAGTGACGGCAAGTTAGGTCTTACACTTTGCCTCGGGGAACAAACAGAGGATATCTACAGAGAATGGTTTGAAGCCGGAGGGCACAGGTACCTGTTAAGAATAGAAACTACCAATGAAGAGCTTTATAAGGTGATACACCCTGATAATAACATCCACTCATTTCAAAAAAGAGTAGATTGTCTGAAAACACTGAAAAAAATCGGATATCAGGTAGGAACCGGGGTAATGATAGGACTTCCCGGACAAACAGAGGAAGATCTGGTAAATGATATTCTGTTTTTTGAGGAAATGGATATTGACATGATAGGTATGGGACCGTATGTTGTACATAAGGATACACCTCTTGGAAAAGACGTAATAAATAATGACCTAAATACAGAAGAGGAAAAATATAAAAGATTTGTATTAGGATTAAAGATGATAGCAATAACAAGGCTATACCTGAAAGATGTAAATATAGCGGCTACGACAGCACTTCAGGCTCTGAATCCTCTGGGAAGGGAACTCGGGCTGAAAGCCGGTGCCAATATATTAATGCCTATTATAACAATAGAGGAGCACAGGGAAAAATATCAGCTCTATGATAATAAACCATGTATAGATGATAATGCCGAAGAATGCAAGGCGTGTCTTACAGGCAGAGTTTCAAGCATAGGAGATATAGTAGGTTACGGCGAATGGGGAGATTCTCCTCACTTTAAAAGGAAAAATTTCTAAAAAAGAATTTTGCTAATTCATAAAAAAATCACCTTGTAATTATGTGTAAGCCTGTAATTACAAGGTGATTTTATAATATCAAAAAATAAGCCTTTTACTTATTCAAAAAAGTAATATGAAATTTTTTTTTAAAATCTTCACATTGAGTTCACATTGGTATGAAATAATAGTATCATAACAGGAAAGATAAGGTTTTTTGAGAGTAAGGAAGAGAAGTTAGACTTTAGCAGGTTTTGGATATAGAAGAAGTAGGAGCGTAAAAAAAAAGAAAACCAAGCTGAAAGCTTGGTTTTAAGGAGTTTTTTGAAGAAAAAAGTTATTTTTCTTTTAGCATGATTTATTTTAACTTTATTAACTTAGATTTTTCTTTTTATATACTTAGAGTTTACTTAGAAACAGTAAAGAATCATAAAAAAAACAGAACAAAGGGCTGTGTCATAAGACGCAACCCTTTTATTATTAACTGTTTTTTGCTATTTCAAGTAATTCGTCAAATGTTTTCGCGCCTATTGAAGCAAGTTTGTCATTTATGAATACAGTAGGAACGGCCTGAATATCTTTTGATTTCGCTTCCTCAGGATATATTCCCGAATCAATCATAGACACTGTAATATTATCATTGTACAGGGCTATAGAGTCCAGAGCCTGTACCACATCAGGACAGTGAGTGCATGACAGTGAAACAAAAACTTCGATATCAAGCGGTTTATTGATGCTTTTGATTTCATCAGCCTTATCAGTATCCAGTTTTTTTCCAAGACCGGCAAGATTAAGTATTGCCAGAACAAAACTGTTAAATTCATGTCCGCCCGGTATTCCGAAGAAATTAATCCCTGTTTTTTCATTATTTTTTACAATAGTAAAAGCTGTTTCTCTCTTTATTCCGTATAATTCTTCAAGTTTATTATTAGAACCAAACATATAAGATTCATATTTTATAGAATCTGATATATCGGCAACTTCATTTAGGAAGCTGTCCAGTTCTTTGGATTTATCACTTTCACTTAAAAAAGATATTATTTTTATATCTTCAGTGATTTTATCGAAAAATCCTTTCAGTTGTTTTACAATATTTTCATCTAATAAAGCCATTTTGTCCTCCTGAATATAAAATATGGTGCCATTATGAAGCTAGGTTATGCTGACCTCATGGAATGACACCATTCTGAGGGATATTTAGTCATCCCGGATTATTAATTAGATTTTACCTACAAGATCAAGTCCTGGTTTTAATGTTTCTTTTCCTTCTTCCCAATGTGCAGGACAAACAAGTCCAGGGTTCTCTGTGATGAACTTAGCTGCTTTTGCTCTTCTCAGTAAGTCCTTAGCATCTCTTCCGATACCCATTTCGTTTATTTCATAAGCCATGATTTCACCGTCAGGGTTAACTATAAAGCTTCCTCTGTATGCTGCACCTTCGTCTTCTTTATATACTTCAAACATTTTTGCGATAATCGCATTACGATCACCTAACATAGGATATTTTATTTTTTTGATAGTTTCTGATGTATCATGCCATGCTTTATGTACAAAATGAGAATCTGTACTTACTGAATAAATTTCAAATCCAGCTTTTTGGAATTCCTCATAATGATCAGCAACGTCTCCTAACTCTGTAGGGCATACGAATGTAAAATCACCCGGGTAGAAAAAGAAGATACTCCATTTTCCCATGATATCATTTAATGTAAGAGTTTTGAACTCCTCGTTTTGATAATATTCAATTTTAAAATCATCTAATTTTTTTCCTATTAACGACATTAAAAATTCCTCCTTAAAATAGTTTTATTTTTGTAATTATTACATTTCAATTATATAATACTTTCTTTTATTTGTCAATGACAAAAATAGAAAAATGCAGAAATAAAAAAAATTGTCAGAATGCAGACCAGCAAAATTATATAATTTGTTTTATGCATGTTTATTCAGCTTTTAAGTGAGGATATTTTCAGTATGCTCAGTATTGCACAACATGTTAAAATTTATTGACAAACAGTTAACTTTACTGTACAATTGAAATTGAAAAGACAAGGTATAAATACTGTCTTTTTTGAAGATTTTAAGTAATGTGAATGGGCACTACAAAAGTTGCTGCAATTATTCCAAATAAAACAGTAATTTTGAAAAAAATTTTTAAATTATACCTAAACATACCAGAAATTTATTTGGAATAAAAACAACATAATAGAAATTAGGAAAACAGCCCTGCATATCTGTACGGGCTGTTTTTATATATATTAGAGAAGAAAACTTACACATCAGCCCCCGGGATTTACAGATAAGGAAAAAGAGAACGAAGACAGGTATTCCGGACTTATAGTTACAGGAGATTTTTAATAATTAATTGGTTACTAAAAACTTTATTTATGGTAAAATATATAAAAGATAAAGCTGTAAATAAAATTTCAAAGGAGGAATTTTAGATGAATTATATAGGAATTGATCTCGGGGGAACAAAAATATTAGGTGCATTATTCGATGATAACGGAACGGTAATATATAAAAATAAGAAAAAAACAAAAGCGAAGAACGGAATAAAGGCTGTAGAGGAACAGCTATTCTCACTGATAGATGATCTGACAGATAAAAGCGGAAAAGAAGAAATAAAGGCAATAGGAATAGGTGTACCGGGTCTTGTGGATGTAAAGACGGGAACCGTGAAATTTGCTCCCAATATTGCAATGAATAATTATCCAATAGGAGATTTGATCAGAGATAAATATAAAATTGATGTATTTGTAGGAAATGATGTAAATGTGGGAACTCTGGGGGAATGGAAATATTCTCCGGAAGGTAAGTCTTCGAACTTTATAGGTATTTTCGTGGGAACGGGTATAGGGGGAGGAATTATTATTGATAATAAGCTTTATACAGGTTCCGGAGGTGTCGCAGGGGAATTGGGACATATGACGATAGATAGCAACGGAGCTATATGCGGGTGCGGTTCCAGAGGATGTCTTGAAGCCGTGGCTTCGAAAACGGGAATTCAGGCTGAAATAAAAGCCAGAATAAAAAGAGGAGAAGATACTGATATAAAAGAAAGCCTTGAAAAAGAAGGGATTCTAAAAAGCGGTCCGCTGAGAGCAGCATATGACAAAGGAGATATAGTGGTAAGAGAAACTGTGGAAAGAGCAGCCAAGTATCTCGGAGTAGGTGTAGCAAATCTGATCAATATATTTGATCCTGAAGCAGTAGTATTCGGGGGAGGTGTAATAGAG from Sebaldella termitidis ATCC 33386 includes the following:
- a CDS encoding formamidopyrimidine-DNA glycosylase, which gives rise to MLEIPESFNLAKQLNQTVKNKVIKNVKAAQSPHKFAFYFNDDPDNYNALLSGKKIEKIEPIGGQVEITAENIRILFGDGVNARYLPAGEKIPEKHQLLMEFDDNSCIVCTVQMYGVLHAFTHGENDNFYYHVAKTKPSPLSKDFDISYFEKIISDTKPTLSVKALLATEQRIPGFGNGILQDILFISGINPKTKIKFLDSSDIDRLFQNIKEILLKMAENGGRDTEKDLFGNYGNYKTVLSAKTYKEPCPVCGTAITKQAYLGGNIYFCPVCQPLKG
- a CDS encoding sulfurtransferase; this encodes MSKLISSDFLNENMDKYTILDCRFSLGDKEYGRNAYNTEHIENAVFIDFENELSSKIGEHGGRHPLPNVEKFISAMEKHGISDSTEVVIYDDGDLAGAGRLWWLFKYIGKENVYVLDGGLPVWKKKGYKTSNKEYKAEVSGKLSADTQTNILCDVNYVKAKLNDPDTVLVDSRAAERYQGLTEPVDRIPGHIPGAVNFPYGEAIVDGVVMNREELNSRFKSLTNKNIVVYCGSGVTGCVNFLLLEEIGLKPVLYSGSYSDWVSYPENEVEK
- a CDS encoding SDR family NAD(P)-dependent oxidoreductase codes for the protein METVLITGASSGIGREFSKLFAEKGYRLVITARREKNLAELKKMYPENNVEVIPCDLGSEAGAEYLYNEVKKRSIKVDILINNAGFGLFGEFYETDIEKEKKMIDLNVKALVELSKYFLQEMLERNSGRILNVASIAAFQPGPYMSVYYASKAFVLSFSEALRNEVRNTGVCISVLCPGPVETEFEKSSELTKSKLFSKLKPITAEKVAYAGYRGLMKNRAVIIPGFFNRAAITAGTFVPTGIKVNIARKIQEKKK
- a CDS encoding alpha/beta fold hydrolase, producing MLKSYFKSFDDKEISYLFFEPKRTEVKKSVLIIHGMMETKERYSEFSEFLANNGYNVFIFDLRGHGDFSAEGKPVYFEKGENAYTILKDMEFFIKNIIKEEPLILGHSFGSVLTLKYAEEHSETDKFILSGHPHINGISLFFGKMWTAFEGIFIKRKKSLLNKTFKSYNKHFRPNKTEYDWLTRDEAETARYALDPKCGFYATPGFFHSFLKITGDSAKNIKKVNSNAKLLILYGTEDMAAGKGKSADKLKNKLKSIDRKINIIENKNGRHESLNEINKYEIYDSILEWLNKLYEKKV
- a CDS encoding NADP-dependent glyceraldehyde-3-phosphate dehydrogenase, which translates into the protein MAEIKEYKNLINGEWKESKEQITIYSPIDNKEIGKVQAMTHKEIDDAMAAAKAAMKAWREVPIVERAKVLYKAAELLEKRKDEIGEILAEEVAKNLKSAVSEVVRTADLIRYTAEEGIRVHGEVMKGDTFEAASKNKLAIIRREPMGVVLAIAPFNYPINLSASKIAPALIGGNVVIFKPPTQGAISGLLLTQVFEEAGLPKGVLNSVTGKGSVIGDYLIAHPDVNFINFTGSTEVGEKIGEVSGMKPILLELGGKDAAIVLEDADLEKAASEIVAGAFSYSGQRCTAIKRVLVEEKVADKLAEILEKKVNSLSVGDPFDNAEITPLISNKAADFVEELIDDAVNKGAKVINHPKREGNLIWPGVFDNVTLDMRIAWEEPFGPVLPIIRVKDENEAIEINNKSEYGLQAAIFTKDTTRALEIADKLEVGTVHMNNKTQRGPDNFPFLGIKKSGVGVQGIRYSIESMTKLKSVVINI
- a CDS encoding cysteine desulfurase family protein, which gives rise to MIYLDNAASTRILPEVIQELVKSCEEYYGNPSSIHSAGQKAKKLLENSREVIAGLFGAEGKEIIFTSGGAEGNNLVIKGAAEAYAYKGKHIITTDIEHPTVLNTLLDLEEKGYEITYLHTDKNGLINVEELKDSLRQDTILVSVMSSNNETGVIQPIEEIGKILSKTAVFFHVDAVQSIGKDIIYPKESRISAFTASAHKFYGPKGAGIVFLDKNFLVKKQIFGGHQERNRRAGTENLNSVYGMQKALEIIYGSIFQEQMNEKRLHEYMEKRIKNEINDVVINGEEADRLNTITSLTIRGCDVQTLLVALDLRGICVSAGSACMSGAFLESPVLKAMGLSKEDLKSTIRVSIGRYNTMEEIDFFIENLKEIVKTERGE
- the hydE gene encoding [FeFe] hydrogenase H-cluster radical SAM maturase HydE, yielding MLEQILEKESLTKDDLIYLMKLTKQDDLNKLYEKAYSIKEKYVGRKAYYRGLIEFSNRCVKNCYYCGIRSGNENVERFDMSGDEIIKMAKWAYENNYGSVTLQSGERQDKNFEKFVKDMILDIKKVSDGKLGLTLCLGEQTEDIYREWFEAGGHRYLLRIETTNEELYKVIHPDNNIHSFQKRVDCLKTLKKIGYQVGTGVMIGLPGQTEEDLVNDILFFEEMDIDMIGMGPYVVHKDTPLGKDVINNDLNTEEEKYKRFVLGLKMIAITRLYLKDVNIAATTALQALNPLGRELGLKAGANILMPIITIEEHREKYQLYDNKPCIDDNAEECKACLTGRVSSIGDIVGYGEWGDSPHFKRKNF
- a CDS encoding thioredoxin family protein, translating into MALLDENIVKQLKGFFDKITEDIKIISFLSESDKSKELDSFLNEVADISDSIKYESYMFGSNNKLEELYGIKRETAFTIVKNNEKTGINFFGIPGGHEFNSFVLAILNLAGLGKKLDTDKADEIKSINKPLDIEVFVSLSCTHCPDVVQALDSIALYNDNITVSMIDSGIYPEEAKSKDIQAVPTVFINDKLASIGAKTFDELLEIAKNS
- the ahpC gene encoding alkyl hydroperoxide reductase subunit C, producing MSLIGKKLDDFKIEYYQNEEFKTLTLNDIMGKWSIFFFYPGDFTFVCPTELGDVADHYEEFQKAGFEIYSVSTDSHFVHKAWHDTSETIKKIKYPMLGDRNAIIAKMFEVYKEDEGAAYRGSFIVNPDGEIMAYEINEMGIGRDAKDLLRRAKAAKFITENPGLVCPAHWEEGKETLKPGLDLVGKI
- a CDS encoding ROK family protein, producing the protein MNYIGIDLGGTKILGALFDDNGTVIYKNKKKTKAKNGIKAVEEQLFSLIDDLTDKSGKEEIKAIGIGVPGLVDVKTGTVKFAPNIAMNNYPIGDLIRDKYKIDVFVGNDVNVGTLGEWKYSPEGKSSNFIGIFVGTGIGGGIIIDNKLYTGSGGVAGELGHMTIDSNGAICGCGSRGCLEAVASKTGIQAEIKARIKRGEDTDIKESLEKEGILKSGPLRAAYDKGDIVVRETVERAAKYLGVGVANLINIFDPEAVVFGGGVIEELGDIILPIVKEEASRYAMRSIFENVKFEKAQLGDDAGIMGAFVLAQEGVK